In Schistocerca piceifrons isolate TAMUIC-IGC-003096 chromosome 9, iqSchPice1.1, whole genome shotgun sequence, the following proteins share a genomic window:
- the LOC124717083 gene encoding cuticle protein 64 has product MKVLAIVVLALATVAFAEEEKKQEKRGLLGLGYGGYGGYGGYGGYGGYGHGLALAAAPAAIAAPAIAHAPAVAVAPAPAVAVAPAIAHAPAAVSTVSQVSYGTTHYAPAVAKVAVAAPAVAAPVAVAAPAIAAAPAIGLGYGHGLGLGYGHGLGLGYAAAPAISLGYGGYGHGLGYGGYGYGHH; this is encoded by the exons GCTATTGTAGTGCTGGCTCTGGCCACCGTGGCGTTTGCTGAGGAGGAGAAGAAGCAGGAGAAGCGAGGCCTGCTGGGTCTGGGATACGGAGGCTACGGAGGATATGGAGGATACGGAGGCTACGGAGGCTACGGACACGGCCTGGCCCTGGCTGCCGCCCCCGCAGCCATCGCTGCCCCCGCCATCGCTCACGCCCCCGCTgtcgccgtcgcccccgcccccgcAGTGGCTGTCGCCCCTGCCATTGCCCACGCCCCCGCTGCCGTCTCCACCGTCTCACAG GTGAGCTACGGCACCACCCACTACGCCCCCGCCGTGGCTAAGGTGGCCGTCGCTGCCCCCGCGGTCGCCGCCCCCGTGGCAGTCGCCGCCCCCGCCATCGCTGCCGCCCCCGCCATCGGCCTGGGCTACGGCCACGGCCTGGGCCTGGGATACGGACACGGACTGGGTCTGGGAtacgccgccgcccccgccatcaGCCTGGGATACGGAGGATACGGACACGGTCTGGGATATGGTGGTTACGGATACGGACACCATTAG